The Candidatus Ancaeobacter aquaticus genome contains the following window.
AAGATGATGTAGTTGCATTTAGGGGTGAAGTTGAAAAAGCTTTTTCAAAAGTTGATTTTCTCGTGCAGTGTGCCGGGCAGTATCTTGAAAAAGACTTTTTTGATACGACAATGGACGACTGGAACAATATAATCGGTAGTAATTTAACAGGGACATATCTCTTGTGCCGGGAATTTGGTAAGGTACTGTCAAAAAATAAGAATGGTGGAAAAATAATTAATTTTTCCAGTGTTGGCGGGAGAATTGGTCTGGAGAAGAAAGCCTTGTACTCTGCATCAAAATTTGGTGTTGTGGGTCTTTCAAAAGCACTAGCGAAGGAATTAAAGGCGTATGGAATATTAATCCATACGATATATCCTTATATGGTAGATTCTTTGAATGAACGTAATTGGGGCAATGAGGAGAGTGTCCTTGATTGTCTTAAAGTAGAAGATGTGGTTGAGCTTGTTTTTTACCTCATACAGTTACCGCGTCGTGTTGTTATAGAAGATATTTATTTAGATACGTTTAATAAAGACCGTATATAGTACCTCGAGATTTGAGTTTTATTGTATGTAGAATATTTATTTACGATCAACGATGAACTATCCCCAAAGGGGACAATACCCAGAAAAATTTATTTATAAATTTTATGGGTGTGAACGATAAACGAAATCAAGGAGTGTTATGGCTATTCATCCAACAGCAATTATTGGTGACAAGGTTACAATTGGAAACAATGTGGATATTGGTCCCTATGTTGTAATAGACGGTGTTGTATCAATCGGGGATGGGACAACTATACTTGCTCATTCCTATATAACCGGATGGACAACAATAGGAAAAAATAATCGTATACACATGGGGGTGATACTCGGCCATGAACCGCAGGATGTTTCGTACAATGGTCAAGAGACTTACCTTGAGATAGGTGACAATAATGTGTTCCGTGAACATTCTTGGATACATCGAGGAACAAAAGAAGGGTCAAAAACCATTATAGGTAATAATAATTATTTTATGGGGTATGCGCATGCTGCCCATAACTGTATTATCGGAAATAACGCTATTATAGCGTCCAATACCTTGCTTGCAGGTCATGTTGAGGTCGGTGACCAGGCGTTTGTTTCAGGAAATATTGTTGTACACCAGTTTTGCCGTATAGGGCGTCTTGCAATGATAAGCGGTTTATCTGCTGTAAATAAAGATGTCCCTCCGTTTATTACTTGTGGGGGGAGAGGAGTTGTTCCTATTGCCCCTAATAGTGTTGGCTTAAAAAGGGCGGGTATAGGGCTTGCCGGACGTACAGTTATTAAAAATGCGTTCAGACTATTGTTTAATTCTGGGCTTAATGTAAAACAGGCAATT
Protein-coding sequences here:
- a CDS encoding SDR family oxidoreductase, producing MQRDIKGKTAVITGASRGIGRGIAVAFAEKGIDVALIARSREALDEVKDECESHGVSVLTGIVDVSSEDDVVAFRGEVEKAFSKVDFLVQCAGQYLEKDFFDTTMDDWNNIIGSNLTGTYLLCREFGKVLSKNKNGGKIINFSSVGGRIGLEKKALYSASKFGVVGLSKALAKELKAYGILIHTIYPYMVDSLNERNWGNEESVLDCLKVEDVVELVFYLIQLPRRVVIEDIYLDTFNKDRI
- the lpxA gene encoding acyl-ACP--UDP-N-acetylglucosamine O-acyltransferase → MAIHPTAIIGDKVTIGNNVDIGPYVVIDGVVSIGDGTTILAHSYITGWTTIGKNNRIHMGVILGHEPQDVSYNGQETYLEIGDNNVFREHSWIHRGTKEGSKTIIGNNNYFMGYAHAAHNCIIGNNAIIASNTLLAGHVEVGDQAFVSGNIVVHQFCRIGRLAMISGLSAVNKDVPPFITCGGRGVVPIAPNSVGLKRAGIGLAGRTVIKNAFRLLFNSGLNVKQAIAEIKKGDLTPEVQEMIEFIESSKRGICNPPGQKHANVDIL